A part of Synechococcus sp. UW179A genomic DNA contains:
- a CDS encoding AarF/ABC1/UbiB kinase family protein — protein sequence MAPQELGDFIEAAGLLTYDPAAITRIYAGHPQRLLRRLWQTLVPIGMLLIGIGFDWIFQLLKDPKRARSRAKECAELLVKLGPAFIKAGQALSTRPDIVPPVLLEELAQLQDQLPGFDSALAMACIEEDLGAPVDNIYAELEREPISAASLGQVHRGTLHDGQRVAVKVQRPGLREQITLDLYIVRNIAAWLNSNIGLIRSDLVALIDELGSRVFEEMDYLNEASNAEKFSELHQQNPRIAVPKIYREATSRRVLTMEWIDGVKLTNLEAVRDMGIDPDDMVSVGVNCSLQQLLEHGFFHADPHPGNLLALADGRLCYLDFGMMSEVSRESRTGLIQAVVHLVNRNFGKLSKDFVNLGFLAEDVNLEPIVPAFETVFSQALEAGVSRMDFKAVTDDLSGVMYKFPFRVPPYYALIIRSLVTLEGIALSVDSDFKILGAAYPYFARRLMEDPDPQLRQSLKEMLFDGDIFSWTRMENLVASAASQDQLDLEALLDQVLDFLVSTHGGMLRHQLVETAADRIDSLGWMTLQRIGRRLPRQLQPSRLITSEAELDQDFYMDLEPVRQLIQVLQQLPGFSPDLLFSRLPRLIREPDARRMGVELAQGLAERGVVRLVKAAAGVSP from the coding sequence GTGGCCCCTCAAGAACTCGGAGATTTCATCGAAGCCGCCGGTCTACTCACGTATGACCCGGCAGCCATCACCCGCATCTACGCGGGTCATCCCCAGCGCCTGTTGCGACGTCTGTGGCAGACGTTGGTACCGATTGGAATGCTGCTGATCGGCATCGGTTTCGACTGGATCTTCCAGTTGCTCAAGGATCCAAAGCGGGCACGAAGCAGAGCCAAGGAATGCGCGGAACTGCTGGTGAAGCTCGGCCCGGCTTTCATCAAAGCTGGACAAGCGCTCTCCACACGGCCAGACATCGTGCCTCCTGTGCTTCTGGAGGAACTTGCCCAGCTGCAGGACCAGCTTCCAGGTTTCGACAGCGCTCTGGCCATGGCCTGCATTGAAGAGGACCTTGGAGCTCCCGTCGACAACATTTATGCGGAACTGGAACGCGAACCGATCTCTGCCGCCTCGCTCGGCCAGGTGCATCGCGGGACGTTGCACGATGGTCAACGCGTTGCCGTGAAAGTGCAGCGACCGGGTCTGCGCGAACAGATCACGCTGGATCTCTACATCGTGCGCAATATCGCCGCCTGGCTAAACAGCAATATCGGTCTTATCCGCAGTGACTTAGTTGCTCTAATTGATGAATTGGGCAGTCGTGTGTTCGAAGAGATGGATTACCTGAATGAAGCTTCGAATGCGGAGAAATTCAGTGAGCTGCATCAACAGAATCCCCGAATAGCCGTTCCGAAAATCTATCGAGAAGCCACCAGTCGAAGGGTTCTCACGATGGAATGGATCGACGGCGTCAAGCTCACCAACCTTGAGGCGGTGAGAGACATGGGCATCGACCCCGACGACATGGTCTCCGTGGGTGTGAACTGCAGCCTGCAACAGCTGCTTGAACACGGCTTTTTTCACGCCGACCCGCACCCAGGCAATCTGCTGGCCCTCGCGGATGGACGGCTCTGCTATCTGGATTTCGGAATGATGAGCGAGGTCTCGAGGGAATCACGCACCGGATTGATCCAAGCCGTGGTTCACCTCGTGAACCGTAATTTCGGCAAATTGTCCAAGGATTTCGTGAACCTTGGTTTCCTCGCAGAAGACGTGAATCTGGAGCCAATTGTTCCGGCGTTTGAAACCGTGTTCAGTCAGGCGCTGGAAGCAGGCGTCAGCCGCATGGATTTCAAAGCGGTCACCGATGATCTCTCTGGGGTGATGTACAAGTTCCCGTTCAGAGTTCCGCCCTACTACGCACTGATCATCCGCTCATTGGTAACCCTGGAGGGGATTGCCCTGAGCGTGGATTCCGACTTCAAGATTCTCGGAGCTGCCTATCCCTACTTCGCCCGCCGGCTAATGGAGGATCCAGATCCACAGCTTCGGCAGAGCCTGAAGGAGATGTTGTTCGACGGCGATATCTTCAGCTGGACCCGGATGGAAAATCTGGTGGCCAGTGCAGCCAGTCAAGACCAGCTGGACCTGGAAGCCCTGCTGGATCAAGTTTTGGATTTCCTGGTGTCAACCCATGGGGGCATGTTGCGCCATCAGCTCGTTGAAACCGCAGCCGATCGCATCGATTCACTGGGATGGATGACCCTGCAGCGCATTGGTCGGCGTCTGCCTCGTCAGTTGCAACCCTCCCGCCTGATCACATCAGAAGCCGAATTGGATCAAGACTTTTACATGGACCTTGAGCCGGTCCGTCAACTCATCCAAGTCCTGCAGCAGCTGCCTGGATTCAGTCCGGATCTGCTGTTCAGTCGCTTGCCCAGATTGATACGTGAACCCGACGCCCGTCGGATGGGAGTTGAACTTGCACAGGGTCTGGCCGAACGCGGAGTTGTCCGACTGGTCAAAGCAGCAGCTGGAGTCTCCCCCTAG